A window of Betaproteobacteria bacterium genomic DNA:
CCCCCTGCGCCTGCACGGCCGTGACACTTGCCGGCGATGTGCTGGCCGCTCTGCAAGAACGTTATGCGGGGTGTCTTTGCGTGAACTGCCTCTCGCAGATCGCCGCGGACCCGGCCGCGTTTCTCGCGGCGAGTCGATGACCGGACGAAAGAGCCGGGTCTACACGAGAACGACGTCGAACTGCTCCTGCGAGTAGAGCGACTCCACCTGCAGCCGGATCGGCTTGCCGATGAATTCCTCCAGCAGTGCAAGACTCTGCGATTCCTCGTCGAGGAACATGTCGATCACGCGCTGGGACGCCAGGATGCGGAATTCCCTCGCGTCGTATTGGCGGGCCTCCCGCAGCAGTTCCCGCTGGATCTCGTAGCACACCGTCTGCGGCGTCTTGAGTTCGCCGCGGCCATGGCAGACGGGGCAGGGTTCGCACAGCACATGGGCGAGGCTTTCTCTCGTCCGCTTGCGCGTCATCTCCACGAGCCCCAGCGCGGTGAACCCGTTGATGGTCATGCGCGTCCGGTCCGGTGCGAGTGCCTTCCTGAACTCGGCGAGCACCGCATCGCGGTGTGTGTCGTTGTCCATGTCGATGAAGTCGACGATGATGATCCCGCCGAGATTGCGCAGCCTCAGCTGCCGTGCGATCACCTGCGCGGCTTCCAGGTTCGTCTTGAAGATCGTGTCATCGAAGCTGCGGCCGTTGACGAATCCGCCCGTGTTGACGTCGATCGTCGTCAGCGCCTCGGTCTGGTCGATGATGAGATACCCGCCCGACTTCAGAGAGACCCTCCGTGCCAGCGCGCGTTCGATCTCTTCCTCGACACCGTAAAGATCGAACAGCGGCCGCTCGCCGGTGTAGTGCTCGATGTGATTCGCGAAGGGCAACACGTAGTCCCGGGCAAAGCCGCGCATGTGCTCGAACGTTTCACGCGAATCGACCAGGACCACCTGTGTATTGTCGGTGGCCAGATCGCGCAATACACGCAGGGCGAGATTGAGGTCCTGGTACAGAAGCGATGGCGCGGGCAGGGTACGATACTTTTCCTGAATGCCTGCCCACAGCCGCCGGAGATAGTCGAGATCGGCCCGCAACTCTTCATCCGTCGCGCTCTCGGCCATGGTGCGGATGATGAACCCGCCCGTCTGCTCCGGCGCGATGAGTTGCTGCAGCTTCTCGCGCAGCTGCACCCGTTCGACCTCGTCCTCGATTCGCTGCGAGATGCCGATGTGCGACTCCTGCGGCAGGAACACGAGGAAGCGTCCGGCGATGCTGATCTGCGTGGACAGGCGCGCGCCCTTGGTGCCGATAGGGTCCTTGATGACCTGCACCAGCAGCCGGTCGCCGTCGTGAAGAATCTTCTCGATCGGGCGGGTGTCGTAGCCGTTGCGGCTTCCCCAGAGATCCCCGACATGGAGGAATGCGGCGCGATCCAGGCCGATCTGCACGAACGCCGACTGCATGCCGGGAAGCACCCGGCTCACCACGCCCGTGTAGATGTTTCCGACCAATCCACGCGAACCCGCGCGCTCCACGTGCAGTTCCTGGGCCGAGCCCTGCTGCATCAGTGCAACGCGCGTCTCCTGTGGCGTGACATTGACGAGGATCTCTTCCTTCACGGGAGCACGATGCCGACGCTCTCGAGCAGACGGGCCGTTTCGTAAGCGGGCAGTCCCATCACTCCCGTGTAGCTTCCACTGATCGACTCGACGAACACGGCAGCCTTGCCCTGGATGCCGTAGGCGCCGGCCTTGTCCATGGGGTCTCCGGTAGTCGCATAGCGCCGGATGGCCTCCTCCTGCAGCGTGCCGAACTTCACGACCGTCGTGCTGAGGCCTGTCTCGAGCCTCGAGTCGAGCTTGACCGCCACCGCCGTGTGGACCTCGTGGGTGCGGCCAGACAACTGCTTCAGCATGGTGATCGCGTCCTCGCGATCCGTCGGCTTGCCCATGATCAGTCCGTCGATGGACACGGTCGTATCTGCAGCAAGTACGGGGGCCGGAGGCAGGCGGCGCTGACTCATGCGGGCCCAGCCGACTTCGGCCTTTTCGCGGGCGAGTCGGACAACGTATTCGGAGGGCGTTTCCCCGGCATGCGGCGTCTCGTCCACGTCGAGTGCCCGGCCGGAGGCATCTCGCAGCAGCAGCATCTCGAAGCGCACCCCTATCTGGGACAGGACCTCGCGGCGTCGCGGGCTGCGGGAAGCGAGATATATATGGCGGAATACCGTGTTCACGCCTGTTCCTGTTGTTGTCCGAAGGGGAGCGGGGAAGGCCGGTCAGTCGCGATGATACGGGTGCCCTTTCAACAAGGACAACGCCCGGTAGAGCTGTTCGGCCAGAAGCACTCTCACCATTCCATGGGGGAGCGTCAATGAAGAAAGAGATAGCGTCACATCGGCGGTGGACTTGATGGCGTGATGCAGGCCATCCGCGCTGCCGATCACCATGCCCACATCACGGCCGCTGTTCATCCAGCGCTCGAGCAGGGCGGCAAGTTCCCGCGTCGTGACCTGCTTTCCCCTCTCGTCCAGCACTACCCTCAGCACACCTTCGGGGAGTGCCGCATCGATCCGGCGCGCCTCCCGCTCAAGCAACCGCTCGACGGCAGCCTCGCCCGATGCGTCCGGTCGAGGTTCCGGCTTGATCGCGACGAGTTCGATGCGCGCTTCCGCGGGCATCCGCTTGGCGTATTCCTCGAAGGCGGTTTCCACCCAGGCCGGTTGTCGGTGACCCACTGCCACGAGGCGGATGCGCATGGGCGGGGCGGTCGGCCGGAAATCGGTCAGGAGGAGAAGCCGATGGAGGTCTGCCGGGAAGCCGCCAGGGCGTCAGGATCTCCGGCCAGCGGCGGTCGGCCGAAGGCGGGCCGACGTCCGCCCCAGAGTTCTTCCAGGTTGTAGTAGTCCCGGACGGCCGGCTGCATGATGTGCACGACGACGTCGCCCAGATCGACCAGGACCCATTCCCCGGTTTCCTCGCCTTCGACACCGTAAACGTCACCCCCGGAGGCCTTTGCCTCGTCCTGCACATGCCGCGAGAGCGCCTTGGTCTGCCGCGCGGAATCCGCGCTCGCCACGATGACCGTATCGAACAGCGATGTCAGTTTTCGCACATCCAGCACCACGATGTCCCGCGCCTTGATGTCTTCCAGCGCACCGACGGCGGCGCGTGCCAGAGTGTCAACCTGCATCCGGACTCCGATAGAGATGGTTGGATTCAATATAGCCGAGGACGGAATCGGGAAGCAAATACCGGGGACTCGTCCCGGCGGCCAGGTCTTCCCGGATGCGGCTGGCCGAAATGTCGAGCGCCGTGATGGCAAGAGGGTAGATCAGGCCGCCAGACGAGGATTCAAGATCTTCCGGCCTGCCGATGCACCGGCGCCGGTACTCTTTCCCCAGAACCGGTGATGCCGGCTGCGGATCGTAACCAGGGCGGCAAGCGACGATCACGTGAACCTGGTCGAGGAGGATCCGCCACTGCTTCCAGGTCTCGAACAGCGCGAAGGCGTCGGCACCCAGGATGAGGCACAAAGACCTCCCTTGCCCCAGCTCGGCGCGGAGGCTGGCAACGGTATCGATGGTGAAGCTCGCCTCGGACCGCCGCAATTCCCGATCGTCGGCCGCCAGGCCGGGGTTGCCGCGGATGGCCAACTCGACCATCCGAAGCCTTTGCTCGGCGCTGGCACCGGGCACGTCCCGATGAGGCGGCCGCGCGCTCGGGACAAGTCGCACCTGAGCCAGCCGGCAGCGTTCCAGGGCTTCCTGGGCGAGCCGCAGATGCGCCAGGTGGATGGGATCGAAGGTCCCGCCGAGAATGCCGACCGGCCCCGGCGCTGATCCACCCACGCGTTACGTTCCCGCCCGGATCAGAGCAGAATCTCCGGATGTCGGAGAGCACGCCGTTCAGATAGGTGATGAACCTTGCACCCTCGGCACCGTCGATGGCCCGGTGGTCGTACGACAAGGACAGCGGCAGGATCAGCCGTGGCACGAACCCGCCGTCCTTCCAGACCGGCTTCATTGCAGACCGTGACACGCCCAGGATCGCCACTTCGGGGGCGTTGATGATCGGCGTGAAGTGTGTGCCGCCAATGCCCCCCAGGCTCGAGATCGAGAATGTCCCGCCTTGCATGTCCGCAGGTCCCAGCTTGCCGTCGCGGGCCCGGGCGCTCACCTCTCCCAGTTCCTTGGCCAGCTGGAAGATGCCCTTCTGGTCGACATAGCGGATGACTGGCACGACCAGCCCTCCGGGCGTATCGACCGCGACGCCGATGTGGTAGTAGCGCTTGAGGATGAGCGCGTCTTGCGTGGGGGCAATCGAGCTGTTGAACGACGGGTTGGCCTTCAGGGCCGAGACGCACGCCTTCATGATAAGCGCGAGCGGCGTGACCTTGACACCCTGCTTCTGCGCTTCGGCCGACAGCGACTTGCGGAAGTCCTCCAGGTCGGTGATGTCGGCTTCGTCCTGCTGGGTGATGTGGGGAATGTGGACCCAGTTGCGGTGCAGCGCCGGCCCCGAGATCTTCTTGATCCGGGACATGGGCTGGGTTTCCACCGGCCCGAACTTGGCGAAATCCACCGAGGGCCAGGCCGGCAAGCCCAGCGCCAGTCCCGGGCCACCTGTTGTGGCCGGCGCCGGTCCGGCGGCGAGCGACTGCTTGACGAACGTCTGGACGTCTTCCTTGAGGATCCGCCCTTTCGGCCCCGTCCCGTTCACCTTGCCCAGATCCACCCCCAGTTCGCGGGCGAAGCGGCGAATGGCGGGGCTTGCGTGAGCCCGTGCGAAGGCTGCTTCATCCACGGCCACCGTCGCGACGGCGGCGGCCGGCGCCGAGGCCGCCACCGCTGGGGCAGGGGCGGGGGCCGACGCAGGCGCAGGCGCAGGCGCCGCAACGGGTGTCGGCGCGGGGGCTGCCGGTGGAGCCGCCGGGGAAGGAGAGGCGGACGCCTGCGCTGCATCGGCGGTTTCGACGGTCATCAGCAGGGATCCCTGGGCAACCTTGTCGCCGATCTTCACCTTCACTTCCTTGACGACACCCGCCACCGGAGTCGGAACCTCCATCGTCGCCTTGTCGGATTCGAGCGTGATAAGGGCGTCCTCGGCCATGACGAGGTCGCCGGGCTTGACCAGGATCTCGATGACCGGAACGTCCTTGAAGTCGCCGATGTCCGGCACCAGTATTTCCTTGATGGCTCCCATGAATTCTCTTTTGCTGGAATGAAGGGGGGGCAGCAGCCTCAGACGCGCCAGGGCTGCGGTTTGTCGGGGTCGATCTGGTACTTGCGGATCGCCTGGGTCACCGTGGCGGCCGGAATCGTGCCTTCATCCGCGAGGGCCTTCAGTGCGGCAATGGCGACGTACCGGCGGTCGACCTCGAAGAACGAGCGGAGTTGCTCGCGGGTGTCGGAACGTCCGAATCCGTCGGTGCCCAACACCACGTAGCGGCGATCCACATAGGGCCGGATCTGCTCGGCCACGATGCGCATGTAGTCGGTTGCCGCGATGGCAGGGCCGGGATGCTTCTGCAGGCACTGCGTGACGTAGGGCACACGCGGTCTGTCTTCCGGATGCAGCAGGTTCCACCGCTCGGTTTCCATGCCGTCGCGACGCAACTCGTTGAAGCTGGGGCAGCTCCAGATATCGGCCGCGACGCCGAACTCTTCGGCCAGCATCTTCGCGCCTGCGATGACCTCTCGCAGGATCGTGCCGCTGCCCAGAAGCTGGACACGCGGCATTTTCTTGCCACCCTCCGCGGCAGAAAGCAGGTACATCCCCTTGAGAATGCCGGCCTCGGCCCCGGCCGGCATCGCCGGGTGGGTGTAGTTCTCGTTCATCACGGTGATGTAGTAGAAGACGTCCTCCTGCTCCTGACACATCCGGCGCAGGCCGTCCTGAACGATCACCGCGACCTCGTATCCGAAGGTCGGGTCGTACGACACGCAGTTGGGAATGGTCGACGAAATCAGGTGGCTGTGGCCGTCTTCGTGCTGCAGGCCTTCCCCGTTCAGGGTCGTTCGTCCGGCGGTGCCTCCCAGCAGGAAGCCGCGCGCCCGCTGATCCCCTGCGGCCCAGGCAAGATCGCCCACACGCTGGAACCCGAACATGGAGTAGTAGATGAAGAACGGAATCATCTGCACGCCATGTGTGGAATACGACGTCGCCGCCGCGATCCACGAAGACATGGCGCCGGCTTCGTTGATGCCTTCCTGCAGGATCTGCCCGTGCTTGTCTTCCTTGTAGAACATCAGCTGGTCGGCATCCTGAGGCGTGTAGAGCTGCCCGAGCGAAGACCAGATACCGAGTTGCCGGAACATGCCTTCCATGCCGAACGTGCGGGATTCGTCCGGCACGATGGGGACGACGCGTTTGCCGATGTTCTTGTCCCGCACCAGCGTGGCGAGGATACGCACGAACGCCATGGTGGTGGAGATCTCCCGGTCCTCCGAGCTCTTCAGCAGAGACTCGAAGGCCGACAGGGGCGGCACCTCGAGCGGATCGCCCTTCGTGCGGCGCGTGGGGAGGTACCCGCCCAGGTCCTCGCGCCGCTTGCGCATGTACTCGAGCTCGGGCGAGCCTTCCGGGAAGGTAAGGAAGGGGATCTTCTCGAGCTTGTCATCGTCGATCGACAACTCGAAGCGGTCGCGGAACGCCTTGAGAGACGTGGTACCCATCTTCTTCTGCTGATGGGTGATGTTCTGCGCCTCGCCGGCCTCGCCCATGCCGTATCCCTTGATCGTCTTGGCGAGGATCACGGTGGGCTGCCGGCATGCTTCACCGCGGCCGCGTAGGCGGCGTAGATCTTGTGCGGATCATGCCCGCCCCGGTTCAACCGCCAGATGTCGTCGTCCGTCATGTTGGACACCATTTCCAGCAGTTCCGGATACTTGCCGAAGAAGTGCTTGCGGACGTAGGCCCCATCCTTGGACTTGAACGTCTGGTATTCGCCGTCGACGCACTCCTCCATGCGCTTCAGCAGCAGGCTCTTGGTGTCCCGCGCGATGAGCGGGTCCCAGTAGGAACCCCAGATCACCTTGATCACGTTCCATCCGGCGCCGCGGAAATCGGCTTCCAGTTCCTGGATGATCTTGCCGTTGCCGCGTACCGGACCGTCCAGGCGCTGCAGGTTGCAGTTCACGACGAAGACCAGATTGTCCAGGCGCTCGCGCGCCGCTACACCGATTGCTCCCATGGATTCCGGCTCGTCGCACTCGCCGTCCCCCAGGAAACACCAGACCTTCCTGCCTTCGGTCTGCGCGATTCCGCGATCCTGGAGGTACTTCATGAACCGGGCCTGATAGATGGCCATGATCGGTCCGAGCCCCATGGACACCGTGGGAAATTGCCAGAAGTCGGGCATGAGCCAGGGATGCGGATAGGAGGAGAGCCCCTCGCCGTTCACCTCCTGGCGGTAATTCTCCAGCTGGGACTCCTTGAGACGTCCGAGCATGAAGGCGCGGGCGTAGACCCCGGGCGCCGAGTGGCCCTGCACGAAGACCAGGTCACCACCATGCGTGTCCGACGGCGCGTGCCAGAAGTGGTTGTAGCCGACGTCGTAGAGCGTGGCCGCGGAGGCGAAGCTCGCGATGTGGCCGCCCACGTTGGTGTCCTGGTTGGCCCGCAGCACCATCGCCGCGGCATTCCACCTGACGTAGGAACGGATCCTGTGCTCGATCTCGTGATCGCCGGGCGAGCGTTCCTCCTTGCCCGGCGGAATCGTGTTGATGTAGGCGGTGTTGGCGCTGTAGGGAAGGTAGGCCCCCGAACGGCGAGCCTTCTCGATCAGGCGTTCGAGCAGATAGTGCGCCCTGTCCACGCCCTCGTTGCGCAGAACGCTGTCGAGCGCTTCGAGCCATTCATCGGTTTCTTGAGGATCGTAGTCGGGCAACGCTGCCATGGATCGATATCCTGTTGGGACTGGTGGGGAAGGTGCCGCACACCGGCTCGTGACCGCTCGCGTCAATCGGCCGTCATTATATTCGCTGGACGCATTCGGGCACCGCTCGCGGGAACACCCCGGCGAGCTCGACGCGTGCGCCCACGGTCACTTCTTGGCAGGCGGTACGCGGCCCATCAGATAGAACTCCTCGTTCGGCCGCATCCCGGTAAGGTGCGCCATCCGATTGGACAGGGCGAAGAACGCGGTGATCCCGCCAATGTCCCAGATGTCTTCGTCCGAGAACCCGTGGGACTTGAGGCTTTCGTGATCGGCCTGCGTCAGGGCTTCGGGAGTCCTGGCGAGCTTCACGGCGAAATCCAGCATGGCGAGCTGCCGCGGCGTGATCTCGGCTTTGCGGTAGTCGGTGGCGAGCTGGTCTGCAATACGCGGATTCCTGGCGTAGATCCGCAGGATGGCCCCGTGCGCGACCACGCAGTACATGCAGCGGTTCACGCCGCTGGTGGCGACGACGATCATCTCGCGCTCCGCCTTGGTCAGTGCCGACTCCTTGAGCATGAGCGCGGCGTGGTAGGCGAAGAACGCGCGGAACTCGTCAGGGCGGTGCGCCAGAGTGAGAAACACGTTGGGAATGAAGCCGGCCTTCTCCTGCACCTTGAGCATGGTCTCGCGGACATCCTCGGGCAGATCGGACAACTCGGGCACGGGGTACTGACTGATGGGCGGGGGGGTCATGTTCGGAGTGGTACGAGGACGGGCAGGAGGGCGCACATTATCACCGGAAGCCCGGCCGCGCGGATCGGTACGTCCCGCTGCGTCGACACCTTCCACGCATTTCCGTCAGGGCGGCGAGCCGGCGTCCGACTCCTGAGCCTATCGTCGGATGCCCCCGGAGGACATGTCCGAGGGAGGGGCTTTTCGGTAACATGGCAGCATCGGTGTCGTGGGGCGGCTTTCGATCCCGACACCTTCCCGGAGGCAAGGGCCGTGTTCTGTCGCGCACGAGGCTCCGGCCGACAGAGCGAGCCCGCGACCGGTCACCTTCCCTGCGGTTGGCACCGGAAAAGGAGCGCTGGCGGCATGGGTCAGCTCGACGGAAAGTCCGTTCCTGTCCTGGCCGTCTGCCTTCCCCCGGTCCGTTTCCGGCTGCCGCGCGATACGCATACATATTGATCAGATCTTCCCTAGATGTCGTGAGCATCCAGATCGCACGCCTGCTCGAGCTGATCGAGTACGTCCAGCAGACCGCCGTGCAGCGTGCGTCGGGCAGCGCCGGCGCCTCGAACCAGAACCGGTTCCGCATGTTCGACCATCAGGCCGGCGCGGCGGATGGCGTGCGTGTCGCTGTCCAGGGAGCCGACTCCGACGAACCCGTGTGGCTTTCGGTGGGACGGCCCGCCAATCCTCAGTTGCCTCCGAAAGCCGAGAGCCCCTGGCTATGGCCCTGGCTGGAGATCGGCGACGCGATGCTGGCAACCCCCACGCTGGCCGTGTCCGTGCGAGGCGATTCGCTGATCGCGGCGGGGACGCACCGTGACGCCCGGTCCGGCGAGTCCGAAGGGGGCGCATTGCCCGCGCCCACGGTGGAACGGGATGCCATCGTGCCTCTGGAAAGCTACGAGCATCGCGCCGAAGTGGAAAGGCAGCTTGCCGCATACCTTCGCTCGCAGTGGCAGCCCTGGGCCGAGGCGGAACAGGCCCGTCGCCGGCGTTCGCGCGTCTACATGCAGTTCATCTCATTGCACCAGGAACTCACCGGCCCGGGTTCCGACGGACAACTGGAACTCCTGTGGGGCGTGGGACTGATACCCCCGGGCGGTGACGAGAAGGCCGATCTGCGGCCGCTCATCGTGCATGCCGTCGACCTCGCGCTCGAGCCGCAGACGGGTGCGGCCCACATCCGCCCGCGGTCGGCGTATCCCCGCCTCGAACTCGAGGGCGTCCGCGGGCTGGACCGGACGCTCGCCGCGAAGGCCGAACGTCTGGCGGCGGAGTTCTTCGCGACCGCTGAAGAGCCGTTCTCCCCGTTCGATCCTCCCAGCTACGCGGGCGCCCTGCGCATCGCCCAGGAAGCATGTGGCGGACTGCTGCCGGAAGTTCGCGCCGGCTGGATCCTGTTCGCCCGCCCACGGACCGTGACCCCGCTGGTTCAGGACCTCGAACGATTCGCCGCGGTCCTGCGAACCGCCGATGCGGACGCGATACTGCCTCCGGCCGTCGCAGCTCTCGTCAGCGATCCTGCGGCCGAGGTTCCGGCTGCGGATCTGCCGATCTACCGCGGCATCAGCAATCAGGCAGCACGCAGCGCCGATGCTCCCGCGCGCGACCTGTACTTTCCGCTGCCCTTCAACGAGGAACAGATGCGGGTCGTCCAGCTCCTCGAATCGCGGGACGGCGTGATCGTTCAAGGGCCGCCCGGCACGGGAAAGACACACACCATCGCCAATATCCTGTGCCATTGGCTCTCGAATGGCCGCAGGGTCCTGGTGACGTCGATGAAGGAACCCGCCCTTGCGGTGCTGCGGGAGAAGCTGCCGGAGGAGATCCAGCCTCTGGCGCTCGCTCTGCTCGCGGGTGATCAGGGCGGCCTGCACGCTCTCGAGAATGCCATCCAGACGATCGCAGCCGAAGTGCAGCGGCTGGACCCCTCGGCCGAAGGATCCGCGATCGAGAGACTGCAGGAAAACATCGATGCGCTCCAGGCGCGCCTCGTGCAAATCGATGGCGAGATGGCCAGCGTCGCACAGCGGCAGCTTGCGCCGGTGATGCTCGATGGCGAATCCATCGATCCGCTCGATGCCGCGTCACTCGTTGCGGCTCGGGACAGCGATTCGTCCTGGCTGCCTGACTCGCTCGGGACGGACGAGCGCTTCTCGCCCCGGTTCGACGAAGCAGACCTCGGACAGTTGTTCCGGGCTCGTGCAGCGCTGGGCGCCGACCTCGTCCACACCGTCGTACCGATACCGGCTCCGGACACGCTTCCGCCCGTGGAGGCGCTGCTCGATGCCCACCGCCGGCTGGTGCGTCTCGCGCAGCTTTCAGCGGACGGCCGCACCTCCGACACGCCCATCCTCGCCGTCACGGACGCCGACACCCACGCGACCCTCGTCCAGGCAGCGGCGCTCACGGAGCGCGTGCGCACCCTGCGCAGCGAACTGGCGGATGCCGATGCTCCGTGGATGGCGGCCCACGCAGCGAAGATCGTGGAGGTGCCGGAGGCCGTCCAGGCGCTGGAATCCATCGCCGGAGATCTGGACGACATCGGGCGCACGCACGCAGCGATCGTTGCCCGCCCGGTGTCGCTGCCGCCCGGTGCGGAGTTCGACAGCGATCTCGCCCAGGCCGTCCGGAATCTTGCCAACGGCCGCCGTGCATTTGGCCTCGCCACGCTCTTCCGTCCCGAAGCCCGCCACAGGCTGGCCGCCCTGACCATCGACGATCATCTTCCGGTCAATGCGGACGACTGGATGCACGTTTCGCATGCGCTGGCCCTGCGTGTGCGATGGCGGCCGCTCTGCGCAAAATGGAACGCGATCGCAGCGGTCCTGGCGTTG
This region includes:
- the rlmH gene encoding 23S rRNA (pseudouridine(1915)-N(3))-methyltransferase RlmH; this translates as MRIRLVAVGHRQPAWVETAFEEYAKRMPAEARIELVAIKPEPRPDASGEAAVERLLEREARRIDAALPEGVLRVVLDERGKQVTTRELAALLERWMNSGRDVGMVIGSADGLHHAIKSTADVTLSLSSLTLPHGMVRVLLAEQLYRALSLLKGHPYHRD
- the rsfS gene encoding ribosome silencing factor, which encodes MQVDTLARAAVGALEDIKARDIVVLDVRKLTSLFDTVIVASADSARQTKALSRHVQDEAKASGGDVYGVEGEETGEWVLVDLGDVVVHIMQPAVRDYYNLEELWGGRRPAFGRPPLAGDPDALAASRQTSIGFSS
- a CDS encoding peroxidase-related enzyme (This protein belongs to a clade of uncharacterized proteins related to peroxidases such as the alkylhydroperoxidase AhpD.), producing MTPPPISQYPVPELSDLPEDVRETMLKVQEKAGFIPNVFLTLAHRPDEFRAFFAYHAALMLKESALTKAEREMIVVATSGVNRCMYCVVAHGAILRIYARNPRIADQLATDYRKAEITPRQLAMLDFAVKLARTPEALTQADHESLKSHGFSDEDIWDIGGITAFFALSNRMAHLTGMRPNEEFYLMGRVPPAKK
- the nadD gene encoding nicotinate-nucleotide adenylyltransferase, translated to MGGSAPGPVGILGGTFDPIHLAHLRLAQEALERCRLAQVRLVPSARPPHRDVPGASAEQRLRMVELAIRGNPGLAADDRELRRSEASFTIDTVASLRAELGQGRSLCLILGADAFALFETWKQWRILLDQVHVIVACRPGYDPQPASPVLGKEYRRRCIGRPEDLESSSGGLIYPLAITALDISASRIREDLAAGTSPRYLLPDSVLGYIESNHLYRSPDAG
- the maf gene encoding septum formation inhibitor Maf: MNTVFRHIYLASRSPRRREVLSQIGVRFEMLLLRDASGRALDVDETPHAGETPSEYVVRLAREKAEVGWARMSQRRLPPAPVLAADTTVSIDGLIMGKPTDREDAITMLKQLSGRTHEVHTAVAVKLDSRLETGLSTTVVKFGTLQEEAIRRYATTGDPMDKAGAYGIQGKAAVFVESISGSYTGVMGLPAYETARLLESVGIVLP
- the rng gene encoding ribonuclease G — translated: MKEEILVNVTPQETRVALMQQGSAQELHVERAGSRGLVGNIYTGVVSRVLPGMQSAFVQIGLDRAAFLHVGDLWGSRNGYDTRPIEKILHDGDRLLVQVIKDPIGTKGARLSTQISIAGRFLVFLPQESHIGISQRIEDEVERVQLREKLQQLIAPEQTGGFIIRTMAESATDEELRADLDYLRRLWAGIQEKYRTLPAPSLLYQDLNLALRVLRDLATDNTQVVLVDSRETFEHMRGFARDYVLPFANHIEHYTGERPLFDLYGVEEEIERALARRVSLKSGGYLIIDQTEALTTIDVNTGGFVNGRSFDDTIFKTNLEAAQVIARQLRLRNLGGIIIVDFIDMDNDTHRDAVLAEFRKALAPDRTRMTINGFTALGLVEMTRKRTRESLAHVLCEPCPVCHGRGELKTPQTVCYEIQRELLREARQYDAREFRILASQRVIDMFLDEESQSLALLEEFIGKPIRLQVESLYSQEQFDVVLV
- a CDS encoding cysteine-rich CWC family protein; amino-acid sequence: MGRGHDRCPRCGADFHCGMADAAPCACTAVTLAGDVLAALQERYAGCLCVNCLSQIAADPAAFLAASR
- a CDS encoding AAA family ATPase, whose amino-acid sequence is MSIQIARLLELIEYVQQTAVQRASGSAGASNQNRFRMFDHQAGAADGVRVAVQGADSDEPVWLSVGRPANPQLPPKAESPWLWPWLEIGDAMLATPTLAVSVRGDSLIAAGTHRDARSGESEGGALPAPTVERDAIVPLESYEHRAEVERQLAAYLRSQWQPWAEAEQARRRRSRVYMQFISLHQELTGPGSDGQLELLWGVGLIPPGGDEKADLRPLIVHAVDLALEPQTGAAHIRPRSAYPRLELEGVRGLDRTLAAKAERLAAEFFATAEEPFSPFDPPSYAGALRIAQEACGGLLPEVRAGWILFARPRTVTPLVQDLERFAAVLRTADADAILPPAVAALVSDPAAEVPAADLPIYRGISNQAARSADAPARDLYFPLPFNEEQMRVVQLLESRDGVIVQGPPGTGKTHTIANILCHWLSNGRRVLVTSMKEPALAVLREKLPEEIQPLALALLAGDQGGLHALENAIQTIAAEVQRLDPSAEGSAIERLQENIDALQARLVQIDGEMASVAQRQLAPVMLDGESIDPLDAASLVAARDSDSSWLPDSLGTDERFSPRFDEADLGQLFRARAALGADLVHTVVPIPAPDTLPPVEALLDAHRRLVRLAQLSADGRTSDTPILAVTDADTHATLVQAAALTERVRTLRSELADADAPWMAAHAAKIVEVPEAVQALESIAGDLDDIGRTHAAIVARPVSLPPGAEFDSDLAQAVRNLANGRRAFGLATLFRPEARHRLAALTIDDHLPVNADDWMHVSHALALRVRWRPLCAKWNAIAAVLALPAVSQDAMPGITEAGHILSSARKLRSLREAEQQLADQAQKLFPGWSLVRRLREEPAAIRGLERAIDHYLNAQQLADVWEVRSRLREVTGSGAAGVFEDLRRFTGEELGNPEIADNALVERWFVLCSEFKRLHGLADEFARIASVTAAIEDSGAAKLAALLRQPSDLPRESLVPDNWRDTWRIRRLATQLRAVSAGPRVLELSAQRTEIEHDLTRAYRELVVRRSWLRLTEQATPGVRAALQAYLSAVQRLGKGTGKRAARYRQDARDAAAAANAAVPCWIMPHHRISESLPSQFGAFDLVVIDEASQSDLSALPALLRGAKFLVVGDDKQVSPDPVGLDEDRIRAMMQRHLANQVPLYRSQMSPERSIYDLARVAFAANGVMLKEHFRCIAPIIEFSKREFYGDELRPLRLPVRSRRLDPPLVDVLIEGASRTGDLNAAEIEFIVSEIGRIAADSRTRGRSIGVVSLLGEEQAVRIWELAADRLGPAVLQEHALVCGDAKALQGRERDIVFLSMVVAPNDLGGPLARDTFAQRFNVAASRARERMVLVRSVKPEHLPDSDRLRLGLIAHFRQPFAAGPSLEVPARERCESMLERALFDWLVARGYRVTPRVQVGAWTIDLVVEGTGDNRIAIECDGDRHVGAAYWLDDVRRQRVLERTGWNFWRCFATRFVLERDAVLAELEAVLASRGIRPLRGGEPERFSLTEHRVLRVSSPEGPHRPAAAAAGAGRSDPARALRTP